One genomic segment of Mycoplasmopsis agalactiae PG2 includes these proteins:
- a CDS encoding DEAD/DEAH box helicase: protein MENKNNKTKQYQSILNNLLDVNPSDQAIFTKVNNKYCFDFYSLFGPEAFDLIYSNKNFDIPILEVNLIRVCQLLEKSNDYDETIAILEENNYELSTQRLNQLKKDFHFTKNKIINEIRANFQRQSLKWKLFLNKANEINAETNIWPMHLGFLFVQVSIDGKSVYAPLFFKEVYLEIRNARPFLISNGDIKPNEKLLFLLNNAGFDLEVTDNYGDWSIKELIKNLHELWGQIYELKVNLNSSFNSLSAEEIINESLQFAGGVVLGLFQPSGGYIRNRMLEIINNNELNKILQVEFNKNIYKKRINDILFNPKTSLFKIAATNYSQDRAIASSLNQNTIIWGPPGTGKSQTIVNILTNVLVYSKTAIVCSQKKAALEVIRNRMGILKIFCLFMLNSKNMNKKSFYEPIKEYLDYLENYEEVDNLKPLRIITNDEINFVNDIQMISNDKRFNHALRLINPIHKAGSSLTNELWEKIINLPDSIKYPMKFKFSSAWELRKFMLKDNNLSFKIHKKNYWLISKLSRQLFDEFNNFTGNLDEIVRLKKNLTPSDFDYIKSLAIILPNYDNEQTSDQNELKRFITKNIINSIMQFNDDEKAEYTEFAATARLAIIEPYKFMKRFPNMIKKLFPIIIVTPEADLSAWNKGELDYGILDESSQIFIEKGLPVLYLSKIKVLAGDDQQMKPSNWFGVRVSDEETIFGKVDSMLDFAKGVGVYNILLDKNYRSNYASLMTFSSKYFYNSSLDVIDTNLNNKNYQSIEVIDANGAWEDNKNEIEANLAIKIAKENLDKYEKIILLCFNAKQQDYITTKIFKQESNLENAIIEGKLLLRNIENIQGDEADLVIASIAYDSSVLFHSTYVGRPGGKNALNVAISRAKDKMIVLKSLNSSDVSVLTGNEDVYVFKKWLEFLELDSKEKQEFVSNDNFAQSELNIGIEVEKPEFQIQLENSINELIKDYDSMTLASNESIGTLKIDYILKHNNKNIMCFIIDNYEYQNDIEKYILQKDLYKFIKSKKYNIYLVNSLSWATTKDKIYDEIINYIENSVVNNNEFTDNYDNELSDEKSYKKANLIVLIT, encoded by the coding sequence ATGGAAAATAAAAATAATAAAACTAAACAATACCAAAGCATTTTAAATAATCTTTTAGATGTAAATCCATCTGATCAAGCAATTTTTACTAAGGTAAATAACAAGTATTGTTTTGATTTTTATTCCCTTTTTGGTCCAGAAGCTTTTGATTTAATTTATTCGAATAAGAATTTTGATATTCCTATTTTGGAAGTTAATTTAATCAGAGTTTGTCAGCTTTTAGAAAAGTCTAATGATTATGACGAAACCATTGCAATATTAGAAGAAAATAACTATGAATTAAGTACGCAAAGGCTTAACCAGCTTAAAAAAGATTTTCATTTTACAAAAAACAAAATAATCAATGAAATTAGGGCTAATTTTCAACGACAATCACTCAAATGAAAGTTATTTTTAAATAAAGCTAACGAAATAAACGCTGAAACAAACATTTGACCTATGCATCTAGGTTTTTTATTTGTACAAGTTTCTATTGATGGCAAGAGCGTTTATGCTCCTTTGTTTTTTAAAGAAGTGTATTTAGAAATTAGAAATGCTAGACCATTTTTGATTTCTAATGGCGACATTAAGCCTAATGAAAAGCTTTTATTTTTACTTAATAATGCAGGTTTTGACCTAGAAGTGACTGACAATTATGGTGACTGAAGCATAAAAGAATTAATAAAAAATTTGCATGAGCTCTGAGGGCAAATTTATGAGCTTAAAGTGAATTTAAATTCTTCATTTAATTCCTTAAGTGCTGAAGAAATCATTAATGAATCATTACAATTTGCTGGCGGAGTAGTTCTAGGACTTTTTCAGCCTTCTGGTGGCTATATTAGAAACAGAATGCTTGAAATAATCAATAACAACGAGCTTAACAAAATTTTGCAAGTTGAATTTAACAAAAACATCTATAAAAAAAGGATAAACGACATTTTGTTTAATCCTAAAACAAGCCTTTTTAAAATAGCAGCCACTAATTATTCACAAGATAGAGCTATTGCAAGTTCACTTAACCAAAACACAATTATTTGAGGGCCTCCAGGAACTGGTAAAAGTCAAACAATAGTTAACATTCTAACTAATGTTTTAGTATATTCAAAAACAGCAATAGTTTGTTCACAAAAAAAGGCAGCTTTAGAAGTTATTAGAAACAGAATGGGAATACTAAAAATCTTTTGCTTGTTTATGCTTAATTCTAAAAATATGAACAAAAAGTCATTTTATGAGCCTATTAAAGAATATCTAGACTACTTAGAAAATTACGAAGAAGTTGATAATTTAAAACCACTAAGAATCATTACAAATGATGAAATAAATTTTGTTAATGACATCCAAATGATTTCGAATGACAAGAGATTTAATCATGCGCTCAGATTAATTAATCCTATTCATAAAGCAGGTTCAAGTTTAACTAATGAACTATGAGAAAAAATTATTAATTTGCCTGATAGTATTAAATATCCAATGAAATTTAAATTTTCTAGTGCTTGAGAGCTAAGAAAATTTATGCTAAAAGACAATAACTTAAGCTTTAAAATACACAAGAAAAATTATTGATTAATTAGCAAACTATCAAGACAATTATTTGACGAATTCAACAATTTTACAGGCAATTTGGATGAAATTGTAAGGCTTAAGAAAAATTTAACACCATCTGATTTTGATTACATAAAGAGTCTTGCAATCATATTGCCTAATTATGATAATGAGCAAACTAGTGACCAAAATGAGCTTAAACGCTTTATAACTAAAAACATCATTAATTCAATTATGCAATTTAATGATGATGAAAAGGCTGAATATACTGAATTTGCTGCTACTGCAAGGCTTGCTATTATTGAGCCATATAAGTTTATGAAACGCTTTCCGAATATGATCAAAAAGCTTTTTCCAATAATAATTGTTACACCTGAAGCTGACTTATCTGCCTGAAATAAAGGAGAATTAGACTATGGCATACTGGATGAATCTAGCCAAATTTTTATTGAAAAAGGCTTACCAGTATTATATTTGTCAAAAATAAAAGTGTTGGCCGGCGATGATCAGCAAATGAAACCAAGTAATTGATTTGGTGTTAGAGTAAGCGACGAAGAAACTATTTTTGGCAAAGTTGATTCAATGCTTGATTTTGCTAAAGGTGTAGGGGTTTATAATATCCTATTAGATAAAAACTACCGGTCAAATTATGCATCCTTAATGACTTTTAGTAGTAAATATTTTTATAACAGCTCGCTTGATGTAATTGATACTAATTTAAATAATAAAAATTATCAATCAATTGAAGTTATTGACGCTAATGGTGCTTGAGAAGATAATAAAAATGAAATTGAAGCTAATTTAGCAATTAAAATTGCCAAAGAAAACTTGGATAAATATGAGAAAATAATTTTATTATGTTTTAATGCCAAACAGCAAGATTATATAACTACCAAAATTTTTAAACAAGAGTCAAATTTGGAAAATGCAATAATTGAAGGTAAGCTACTTTTAAGAAATATTGAAAATATTCAAGGTGATGAAGCAGACTTAGTTATAGCTTCTATAGCGTATGATAGCAGTGTTTTATTTCACTCAACATATGTTGGACGTCCTGGCGGTAAAAATGCATTAAATGTTGCAATATCAAGAGCTAAGGATAAGATGATAGTGCTCAAAAGTCTTAATTCTAGTGATGTTAGTGTGTTAACTGGCAATGAAGATGTTTATGTTTTTAAAAAATGACTAGAGTTTTTGGAGTTAGATTCTAAAGAAAAGCAAGAATTTGTATCTAATGACAATTTTGCCCAAAGTGAGCTAAATATAGGTATAGAAGTTGAAAAACCAGAGTTTCAAATTCAACTAGAAAACTCAATCAATGAGTTAATTAAAGACTATGATAGTATGACTCTTGCAAGCAATGAGTCTATTGGAACACTCAAAATTGATTACATTTTAAAGCACAATAACAAAAATATAATGTGCTTCATAATTGATAATTACGAGTATCAAAACGATATAGAAAAGTATATCTTGCAAAAAGACTTATATAAATTTATAAAGAGCAAAAAATATAATATCTATTTAGTTAATAGCTTGAGCTGAGCTACAACTAAAGATAAAATCTATGATGAAATAATTAACTATATTGAAAACAGTGTTGTTAATAATAATGAATTTACAGATAATTATGATAATGAACTATCTGACGAAAAATCCTATAAAAAAGCGAATTTGATAGTTCTAATAACTTAA